The DNA window CCGACGAGTCGGCCACCGCGGGGAAGCCGGGCGCCGACGGGTCGGCCGCGGGGAAGGCGGGCGCCGACGGGTCGGCCGCGGGGAAGGCGGGCCCCGGGGAGGCCGGGACCGGAGAGGCGGGTAGCGACAAGGCCGGCGGCGCGGAAGTCGATACGGCGGCCGAGGAGGGAGGGCCGCCAGGACCCGGCAAGAAGCTGAGCGCGGAAGAGGAGCAGGTCGTCAAGGAACTCAAGGCGCGGGACCGCGAGGTGCGGGCGCATGAGGCCGCGCACCTGGCCGCCGCCGGCGGCCTCGCCAAGGGCGGGGCTTCGTACACGATGCAACAAGGCCCGGACGGCCAGCAATACGCCATCGGCGGCGAAGTCCAGATCGACACCAGCCCGGGCAAGACGCCCGAGGAAACCGTCGCCAGGGCCCGGCGCATCCAGGCGGCCGCGAGCGCGCCGGCCCAGCCCTCGGGCCAGGATCGCGCCGTCGCCGCGGCGGCCGCGCAGATGGCCGCCGAGGCGCAGATGGAAGCCGCCGAAGCCCGCCGCGAGGAGTCCGGCGATGGCGCGGGCGGGCACGCCGGCGAGCACGGCGGATCAGCCAGTGGGGCGCCTGGCAGCGGGGCGGCGCAGCTTGCCGGCCACGATGGCCCGAATGGTGGTGGCCAGGATGGCGGCGAGCATGCCACGAAGACTCCCGGCCAGGACGGCCCGAAGGCTCCAGGCCAGGACGGCCCGAAGGCTCCAGGCCAGGACGGCGCACCGATCGGCGGCGGGTTGCGGGCGAGCGCCGATCCCCGGGCCGCGGCCGGACCCAGCGCCGCTTCCGCCGCGAGGTCGACTGGCGACGCCGGCGAGGCCACGGGCATGCCGGCAGGCCCCGACGCGCCTGGCAATGCCGGAGCTCCCGACCCGGGCGGCGCACCTCCGGACACCACCGAGGTGCCGGCAGTCGGCGGTTCGAAGGAGGCCGAGCCTGCCGAGGCGCGGCCGGCCGCGGGGGCGCAGGCCACCGCCGGCGGGAAGGCGGCGCCGGCAGATCCTCACGATCACCCGCCGGCCGGCTGCGAGCCGTGTCTGGGGCAAATCACCAAGCGCGTCGCGACGTACGCGTGATAGGACGGCTCGGCGTCGCTCCGGCATCGCGGCCGGCACGGGCGCCGGTCTGAGCGTTCGCGAAGCGAAGGCCCGACACTATGAGCGCGGCCCCACCCGCTCCATCGGTGGCGCAGGCCTCCGTGCCTGCGTCCGGAAGGCGCCAGGCCAATCAAGCGCCGCCATGCGCCCTCCTCGCCAGGCGATCGAAAAGGCGCGCCGCCTGTAAGCATTCGCCCGCTCCGCTCGTTACAGGAGCGGGAGGGAACCATGCAAACTCTCGTCGACCTTCTCACCACCGTCTCCCGGCGCCACCAGGAGCTCGCGCCCGAGGATGTGCCGGTCGACCTCGGCAACCTCGGCTTCCGCGTGCGGGACGGCCGCGTCTGGGTACGCGGCCTCGGGCGGCTCGGTCCGCTGCCGCTGGCCGATCGCGCCAGGAGCCAGCTACTGGTCCGCCTCGGAATTCCCGAGGGCCATTTCCATCGCTGCCCCGACCCGTTGAAGGAGGCGCAGCTCAAATGGTTCCTGCGAAATGGCGACCACGATCGCCGCGCCTTGGTGCGCACCGTCCACGGCCGCGAGGTCCGGGCGATCCTCGGCAGCCGCTACGCGCCCCTCGACGACGCGTTGGTGCTGCCGCTTGTCGCCGGCCTGCTCGCCGACACGCCGTGCACCGTCGAGTGGTGCGACTTCTCGGCCGATTCCACCCACGTGCGCCTGGTGTTCGAGCGCGACGCCAAGGAGGTGCGGCCCGGAGACGTGGTGAAGGCGGGCATCCACGTGGTCAACAGCGAGACCGGCTGCCGCGCCATCCACATCGACTCGCTGGTCTTCCGGCTCGTTTGCTCCAACGGCCTGGTCCGCAGCGAGCCCGAGTTGCACACCGCCTTCCGGCACGTCGGCCGGCCGGAGCGCCTCGAGGACGCCCTGCGCAAGGCGATTCTCACCGCGCGGTCTGGCGCGGAGGGCTTGCTGACGCGCTTCCAGGTCGCCACCGTGCAACCCATCGGGAATCCCGAAGACTTCGCGGCCAGCCTGGCCGAGCGGCATGGCCTCGCCGAGCCGCGCCGGGACGCCATCGCGGCCAGGCTGCGCGAGAGCGGCGATCTCACGGTCTACGGGGCGGTAAACGCCATCACCGCCGTGGCTCGCGACGAGGCCTCCGCGGAGGCACGGTACCAGCTGGAGCGCGTCGGCGCGGCCCTCCTGGGGACGTAGCCGGCCAAGGCCGCCGGGGGGAAGCGCTCCCTGCCGGGTACGGCTCCCGCCAGGTACGGCTCCTGCCGGGTACGGCACCCGCCAGGTACGGTTCCTGCCTGGTACGGCTCCTGCCGGGTACGGCTCCTGCCAGGTACGGCTCCTGCCGGGTACGGCTCCTGCCAGGTACGGCGCCCGCCTGGTACGGCACCTGCCTGGTAAGGCGCCCACCTGGTACGGCGCCCGCCTGGTACGGCACCTGCCTGGTAAGGCGCCCGCCTGGTACGGCACCTGCCTGGTAAGGCGCCCGCCTGGTACGGCACCTGCCTGGTACGGCACCTGCCTGGTCCGGCACCTGCCCGGTACGGCGCCCGCCAGATACGGCACCTGCTGCCGAGACCTCAGCGGGTGGCGTTGTAGTCTCCTCTCGCTGGACGGTCCCGAGTGCGGTTAAGTTAACCAGAGTGTTTACATCGCGACACGGTTTCGGGTTAGTGGAAGCCGATTTCTCACCGCCGGCGGGGAATTCACACCTATCTTTACCAGCCGGCGGGGATTGATAGAGGTCTTTACAAGCGGCGACCGCCCTCTCGAGAGATCCTGCGGCCCGGGGCCGACGGCGCGCGGGCTCAGGGCCGGCCCTACGACACGATGGCGTCGGCCTCGATTTCCACGCGATGCGCTTGCTCGATCAGGCGGGCCACCTCGATCACGGTGTTGGCGGGCGGAAAGTTGGCGAAGGTCTCGCGATGCGCCCGGCCGACCTCCTCGAGGTCGTTGAAGTTGGCCAGGTAGATGCGCGTGCGCACGACGTCCGAGAGGGAGGACCCGAGCTCCTCGAGGGCATGCGCGATGATCCGCAGGATGTGGAGGGCCTGGACGTAAGGATCGCCGGGGCCCACGATGTGCCCGTCGGCGTCGATGGCGATGGTGCCCGAGACGAAGATCTGGTTGCCGGCCCGCACGGCCCGGCAGTAGCCAAGCTTCGGCTCCCAGGACGCCCCGCTGCTGACTCTCGTACGCTCCATGCCGCGACTCCTTCTCGTCTGCTGAAGCATTCTAGCGAGTCACGCTATTGACAGGTTCCATATTTAGACTTAGTCTAATGCCATGCACGACCCGATCCAGACCCTAAAGGCCCACGGCATCCAGCCGTCGGCCCAGCGGGTGGCGATCGCCGAGTACGTGCTCCAGACCGACGAGCACCCGTCGGCCGAGCAGGTGCTCGCCCGCGTGAGCCCGCATTGCCCGATGGTGTCCCGGGCCACGGTCTACAACACCCTCAACCTCTTCGTCCGCAAGGGCCTGTTGCGGGAGCTCCTCCTCGCCGAGGGCAAGGTGGTCTTCGACCCGCATGTCGAGCCGCACCACCACTTCGTGGACGACGAGACCGGCGCCATCCTCGACGTGCCGTTCGAGGCCGTCGCGGTCGGCTCGGTGGAAGGATTGCCCCACCTCGACGTGCGCGAGGTGCAGGTCGTCATGCGCGGGCGCGTGCGCAGGCATACCCGGGCTTGATGCCCCCTTTTTTCGGCGTGAGTTAGACAACGTCCAATTTTGGACTGATTACAAGGAGGAATTCGAGAATGATCACCGTCGGAGATCGCTTCCCCGACTTCGCACTCAAGGCCGTCGTCAGCATGGCGCCGGGCGAGGAGTTCAAGGAGATCCGCGGCGGGTCCTACCCCGGAAAGTGGCGCGTGTTCTTCTTCTGGCCCATGGACTTCACCTTCATCTGCCCCACCGAGATCCAAGAGTTCGGCCGGCGGAGCGGAGACTTCGCGTCGCTCGGCGCGCAGGTGCTCGGCATCAGTACCGATACCCACTTCGTGCACCTGGCCTGGCGACGCGAGCACCCGGCGCTCCGCGACCTGCCGATCCCCATGCTCGCCGACACCAAGCGCGACCTGTCCGAGGCCCTGGGGATCCTGCACCGGCAGGACGGCGTGTGCCTCCGCGCCACGTACGTCGTGGATCCCGACGGCGTCGTGCGCCACGTCAGCGTCAACGACCTCTCGGTCGGGCGGAACGTGGACGAGGTCCTGCGTATCCTGGAGGCGCTGCAGACCGACGAACTCACGCCCTGCAACTGGCGGCCGGGCGAACCGACCTTGAGCGCGGCGTGAGTACCGGGCCGGCACGGAGGCCGGCCCCACCGGTGGCACATGGCTCCTGCCTGGTTCGCGGCCAGGAGTGCCGGCATCCTCGCGTCCGACGGGTGCCGGCCGAGGCCGACGCCGGGTGGGTGCCGGCCGGGGCCGACGCCGGGTGGGTGCCGGCCGAGGCCGACGCCGGGTGGGGGCCGGCCGAGGCCGACGCCAGTGGGGCCGGCGTCTCTGCCGGCCCCGCCATCACTTTCCCGGCGCCATTGGCGGGGCCCGGACCTAGACGGCCGCCGGTACCTGCGCTGGCTGGATGGCTTCGACCTCGATCTCCAGCGTGACCTTGTCGCCGACCAGGACGCCGCCGGTCTCGAGCGCCACGTTCCAGGTCAGGTCGAAATCCTTGCGATTGAGAGTGCCCCGCAGCGAGAAGCCCGTGCGCGTGTCGCCCCACGGCGACTTCTGCATGCCGAAGAACTCGGCGTCCAGGGCGATCACGCGGGTCGTGCCGCGAATGGTCAGGTCGCCGACGATCCGGTAGGTGTCGCCGTCGATCCGGTCGATCCGCTTGCTCTCGAACGTGAGCTTGGGATGGTTCGCCACGTCGAAGAAATCGGCGCTGCGCAGGTGCTCGTCGCGCTTCTCGTCGCGCGTGTCGAGGCTCGCCGCGTCGATCTCGGCGCTCACCTTCGACCGCGTGACGTCGGCGGGGTCGAGGTCGATCGTGGCGGAGTAGGTCTTGAACTGGCCGCGGACCGTCGACACCATCAGATGCTTGACCGCAAAGCCGACCGACGAGTGCGCCGCATCGAGAATCCAGGCCATCGCTTGTCTCCTTCTCTGAACTTCCGGGTATACTTAGGTGTACTTACTTCTTGTAAGCTACCAATGTGGAGTACAGTAGGTTACCTAATTACGGAAGTCAAGGTACTTACGAATGGATAGCGATAAGAATCGTGTCGTCCTGGGAGACCACGTCTGCCAGGCGTACCACCAGGCGGTCGAGATCATCGGCCGGCGCTGGTCTGGCGCGATTCTCTACGTGCTCTGCTCGCGGCCGAAGCGCTTCTCGGAATTGCGCGAGGCCGTCCCCGATATCAGCGATCGCTTGCTGACCGAACGCCTCAAGGAACTGGAGGACGAGGGCATCGTCCTGCGCGAAGTCAGCACCGGCAGGCCGCTCCAGGTCATCTACAGCCTCACGCCCAAGGGCCAGGCCCTCAAGCCCATCATCGAGGAAATCCAGCGCTGGGCGTCGGAGTGGCACGCGCCGCAAGCGCACCACCACGCGGCCGACTAGCGAGCGCTTCGCTTCGCCCTGCCGGATGACAGCCTCATGGCTCCGCCCACATGACTCCGCCCCGGCACAGCGGCCGGCACAGAGGCCGGCCCCACCCGCGGCATCAGTGGCGCAGGCCTCCGTGCCTGCGGCAGCGAGGCGCTAGGCCATTTGAAGCGCTGCTATCAGCGCGGGACCTTGCCCAGGCGCCGCTTCAGGTCGGCCGGCGGGCTCGTCGCTGCCCGACTCTCGGTCTGGTCGGTGGCCGTCGCCGCGAGCTTCTCGAGGGCAGTGAGGGCCGCCGGGTCGGCATGGCCGATCTTGGCTAGCTCGTACAGGCAGAAGGCCGAGGCCGCCCGCGTGTCGCCGTTGTCGTGACCGAGGTTGCGGATGAGCGCGGGAATGGCCTTGCCGTCGGCCACGCCGCGTTGCGCCAGGGATTCGAGGATCCATGCCCCGTCGTGGCGGATCATGGCGACGGGATCGTCCAGCAAGCGCGTCGCAGGCTCCAGCAGCGCCGGATCCGCGGTCTGGGCCCGGAAGGCGATCCAGCCCAGTGCTGTCGCGGCCGCGCTTCGCACCTCGCCCGCCGGCTCGCCTAGCAGGCCGAGCAACGCGGGCACGAACTCCGCGCCCGCCTCCTTGCGCTTCGCCAGATCGGCCAGTTCGGCCAGCGCAGCGAGGCGCACTCCCGGGACCGGGTCGCCGACCCGGCGTTCGAACTCGGATGTTTCCACTTAGGTAAAGACCCCAGCCATTCTACCTACGGATCCCCTACGTCCGCTACCCGCCAGCCCCACGTCCGGATCTCAGAAGAACCACCTGGCGTACAGCCCCCCGCCCCGGGGCATCGGCCCGAACTCCGATCCGGGAGAGCCCGCACCGGGCAGCCTGCCGGCACCCAGCCGGCCGCCTTACCTCAACCCCTACCTGGCGTTAACCACGCGTAAGTGGTTTCTACCGATAACGGAGCCCAGGAGGAGAGAGAACCACCATGTCGATAGGAGCCATCCGCCCCGCCGCGCGCCCCCGGCCGATAGCCCGGGATGGCGCCAATCCCGCGCCCCCCGCCGCCCGGCCGCTCACCGCCCTCGAGAAGCACGTGTCGTTCTTCGACGGCGACGGAGACGGCAAGATCCGCCTCGGCGAGACGAAGGCCGGCCTCGAATCGCTCGGCGTCAGCAAGTGGATGAGCGGCGCGCAGGCGCTGTTCATCAATTTCGGCCTGTCCTTCAACGTCAACGGCGGGCCAGGATTTACGCTGCGGCTGCACGACATCCACAAGGGCAAGCACGCCGCCGACACGGGCACCTACGACAAGGACGGGCACTTCGTCTCCGAGCGTTACGAGCGCATCAAGACGTTCGACGCCGACAAGTCGGGTTCGCTGTCGTGGAACGAGATCAAGGCGCTCATGAAGGCCAACGGCAAGAACTTCTTCGGGCGCGTCGCGGCCTTCGGCGAGTTCAGCCTGCTGTTCCGCCTGGCCAAGGACACGACCGTCACCGAGGGCGGCAAGCAGGTGCCCGCCCTGAGTTTCGACCGCTTGCGGCAACTCTACGACGGCACGCTCTTCTACCGCCTGGCCGGCAAGCCATTGCCAGACTGGGCGAACCAAGGCCAGTAGGGCCGGCAAAGCTCGGCCAGACCGGGCAAAGCAAGCCCAGTGGGGCCGGCCTCCGTGCCGGCCTCGGCTAGCCCAGCCCGTCGGACAGCAACCCCGCCCGCTCCAGCCGGCGGTAGATGACGTACGACGACGCGATGAGCACTACCGACGCGCCCACGATGAGCGCCATGTACACCGCGAAGTTCCACGGCGGGGGCAGGAGGGCCGTCAGCGTGGCGGCCAAGCCGGCTGCCATCAGGATCCGCCCTCCCAGGCGATGGGTCCGCAGCCAGACCGCCTCGGAGGCCAGCGTCCATGGCGTACGGATGCCCACGAAGAAGTTGCGTTTCACCTTGGAGAGCTGGTTGCCCAGGATCGCGAAGAGCAGGCCCGTCCCCACGATGACGAGGGTGTCGACCCGCAACTGCGGGTCGAACGCGGCGTAGAGCGTGACGGCGTACAGGAAGGCGATGAAGCCGACGATCAGGTCGATGATCAGCTCGTACGAGCCGCGGAACCTGGCGTAGCTGGCCTTGAGCGGATCGATGCGCGGCAGCAGCCAGGCCAGGGCCACCATGCCAGCGGCCAGCAACGGCTGGAAGAAGACCGACCAGAACGTCTTGTCCGCCCAGCGGTCTATCCTTCCCGCCACGTCCCAGTGCATCGGCAGCCGATCGGGCAGGCTCGGGTACAGGGCCGCGCCCGCGACGACCATCAGGGCGACCAGGACGATCTGCAACGGCGGCACGCGCAGATCGAGGGTTCCGTCACGGGCTTCCATGGCTCTCCTCCGGGATCTCGGCGGCCGGGCCTACCCGCCCCAGCCCCACGACGTTCAGGAAGGCCGCCAGAGCGTCTTCCAGGACCGTGGTGTTGATCGAGTAGACGAGGCTCTGGCCCTGGCGCCGGACCTCCACCAGGTCGGCGGCCTTCAGGGCCGACAGGTGGTGGGAGACCGACGGCTTGGCCATCTCGAACGAGTCGGCGATCTGCCCCGCGGACAGATCCCCCTTCGCGAGCATCCCGAGGATGGCTCGGCGCGTGGGATCCGCCAGGGCGGAAAAGACCGCGTTCAAGACCCTCGCCTCCTTAGATATTTAGACTATATTCTAACCCTCTAATAATGGCAAGCCCCCGAAACTTAACCGGGAGACAAGAATTAACACCGCCCTAACGCCGGAAACCCGCGGTATGGCAGTGGTGTCGGTCGGGAGCTACCAGGCGGCGGCGGGGCGGCCGCCGGTCATTCCGGGCGCGGGGGCGCCTCCGGTCGGCGGGCCGGCGCTGCCGCGCGATCGGGCGGAATTCTCGCCGGCCGCGACCTATCAGCCGCCCTTTGCAGCCCCGCAGGCGCAAGCCCCCGTGCAGGCCAGGAGCCTCATCCCGGGCTGGGTGTCGGTCGTGGGGTTCGTCGGGATGTGGGGCATCTGGGGGTTCCCGGCGGCTTTGCTGGGCGCCGTGGGCGTGTGGGCGGTCAACAAGCTGGCCAAGGCGGTCTCGTAGCCCTTACCCTGGCGTCATGATCTCCCTGGAGAAAGTCACGAAGGCCCACGGCAAGCGCTACCTGTACCAGGACGCGTCGTTCCAGATCAACCCGGCCGAGCGCGTGGGCCTGGTCGGCCCCAACGGCGCGGGCAAGACCACACTCTTCCGGCTGATCGTGGGCGAGGAGAGCGCCGATGCCGGCACC is part of the Candidatus Tanganyikabacteria bacterium genome and encodes:
- a CDS encoding HEAT repeat domain-containing protein gives rise to the protein METSEFERRVGDPVPGVRLAALAELADLAKRKEAGAEFVPALLGLLGEPAGEVRSAAATALGWIAFRAQTADPALLEPATRLLDDPVAMIRHDGAWILESLAQRGVADGKAIPALIRNLGHDNGDTRAASAFCLYELAKIGHADPAALTALEKLAATATDQTESRAATSPPADLKRRLGKVPR
- a CDS encoding winged helix-turn-helix transcriptional regulator, producing MNAVFSALADPTRRAILGMLAKGDLSAGQIADSFEMAKPSVSHHLSALKAADLVEVRRQGQSLVYSINTTVLEDALAAFLNVVGLGRVGPAAEIPEESHGSP
- a CDS encoding DUF932 domain-containing protein, giving the protein MQTLVDLLTTVSRRHQELAPEDVPVDLGNLGFRVRDGRVWVRGLGRLGPLPLADRARSQLLVRLGIPEGHFHRCPDPLKEAQLKWFLRNGDHDRRALVRTVHGREVRAILGSRYAPLDDALVLPLVAGLLADTPCTVEWCDFSADSTHVRLVFERDAKEVRPGDVVKAGIHVVNSETGCRAIHIDSLVFRLVCSNGLVRSEPELHTAFRHVGRPERLEDALRKAILTARSGAEGLLTRFQVATVQPIGNPEDFAASLAERHGLAEPRRDAIAARLRESGDLTVYGAVNAITAVARDEASAEARYQLERVGAALLGT
- a CDS encoding peroxiredoxin gives rise to the protein MITVGDRFPDFALKAVVSMAPGEEFKEIRGGSYPGKWRVFFFWPMDFTFICPTEIQEFGRRSGDFASLGAQVLGISTDTHFVHLAWRREHPALRDLPIPMLADTKRDLSEALGILHRQDGVCLRATYVVDPDGVVRHVSVNDLSVGRNVDEVLRILEALQTDELTPCNWRPGEPTLSAA
- a CDS encoding SdpI family protein, yielding MEARDGTLDLRVPPLQIVLVALMVVAGAALYPSLPDRLPMHWDVAGRIDRWADKTFWSVFFQPLLAAGMVALAWLLPRIDPLKASYARFRGSYELIIDLIVGFIAFLYAVTLYAAFDPQLRVDTLVIVGTGLLFAILGNQLSKVKRNFFVGIRTPWTLASEAVWLRTHRLGGRILMAAGLAATLTALLPPPWNFAVYMALIVGASVVLIASSYVIYRRLERAGLLSDGLG
- a CDS encoding YceI family protein → MAWILDAAHSSVGFAVKHLMVSTVRGQFKTYSATIDLDPADVTRSKVSAEIDAASLDTRDEKRDEHLRSADFFDVANHPKLTFESKRIDRIDGDTYRIVGDLTIRGTTRVIALDAEFFGMQKSPWGDTRTGFSLRGTLNRKDFDLTWNVALETGGVLVGDKVTLEIEVEAIQPAQVPAAV
- a CDS encoding helix-turn-helix transcriptional regulator, which gives rise to MDSDKNRVVLGDHVCQAYHQAVEIIGRRWSGAILYVLCSRPKRFSELREAVPDISDRLLTERLKELEDEGIVLREVSTGRPLQVIYSLTPKGQALKPIIEEIQRWASEWHAPQAHHHAAD
- a CDS encoding RidA family protein; its protein translation is MERTRVSSGASWEPKLGYCRAVRAGNQIFVSGTIAIDADGHIVGPGDPYVQALHILRIIAHALEELGSSLSDVVRTRIYLANFNDLEEVGRAHRETFANFPPANTVIEVARLIEQAHRVEIEADAIVS
- a CDS encoding transcriptional repressor — encoded protein: MHDPIQTLKAHGIQPSAQRVAIAEYVLQTDEHPSAEQVLARVSPHCPMVSRATVYNTLNLFVRKGLLRELLLAEGKVVFDPHVEPHHHFVDDETGAILDVPFEAVAVGSVEGLPHLDVREVQVVMRGRVRRHTRA